From a single Anaerolineales bacterium genomic region:
- the udk gene encoding uridine kinase — protein MSHNIPLVIGIAGGSGSGKTTVAQEILNRVGADRIAYLQQDSYYKDLTKLPPAQHIDINFDHPNSLETELLIEHIASLRDLKPVEVPIYDFATDSRTDRTIHVEPRNVILVEGILIFVDADLRKWFDVKIFVDTDADLRFIRRLHRDITERGRTTESVIKQYLSTVRPMHLEFVEPSKRYADVIIPEGGHNKAALDMVVARIETLLK, from the coding sequence ATGAGCCACAACATCCCATTGGTGATCGGCATTGCAGGCGGGTCAGGGTCTGGAAAAACGACCGTCGCTCAGGAAATTCTCAACCGCGTCGGCGCTGACCGGATCGCATACCTTCAACAGGATTCGTATTACAAAGACCTGACCAAACTGCCGCCCGCACAACACATTGACATCAACTTCGACCACCCCAACTCGCTTGAAACTGAACTGCTGATCGAACACATCGCTTCTCTGCGCGACCTGAAACCTGTTGAGGTGCCGATCTACGATTTCGCCACCGACAGCCGCACCGACAGGACCATCCACGTCGAGCCGCGCAATGTGATCCTGGTGGAAGGGATTTTGATCTTCGTGGATGCCGACCTGCGGAAATGGTTCGATGTGAAGATATTTGTGGATACCGACGCCGATCTGCGCTTTATCCGCCGCCTGCACAGGGACATCACCGAACGAGGCAGGACGACCGAATCGGTCATCAAACAATATCTGTCCACCGTCCGCCCGATGCACCTGGAATTTGTAGAACCATCCAAGCGTTATGCGGATGTGATCATCCCCGAAGGCGGACATAACAAAGCCGCACTGGATATGGTCGTGGCACGAATCGAGACGCTTTTGAAGTAG
- a CDS encoding peptidylprolyl isomerase, translated as MVIELFADKTPVTVNSFVFLAREGFYDGVIFHRVIANFMAQGGDPTGTGRGGPGYQFQDEFHPSLKHDKRGVLSMANAGPGTNGSQFFITHGPTPHLNNRHSVFGQVIEGEDVLMSIPERDPSNVNAPAVKIIRVTIEES; from the coding sequence ATGGTGATCGAACTGTTCGCGGACAAGACCCCGGTCACCGTGAACAGTTTTGTTTTCCTCGCGCGCGAGGGATTTTACGACGGCGTCATCTTTCATCGCGTCATTGCCAACTTCATGGCGCAGGGCGGCGACCCGACCGGAACCGGGCGCGGCGGACCGGGCTACCAATTTCAGGATGAATTCCACCCCAGTTTGAAACATGACAAGCGCGGCGTACTTTCGATGGCAAATGCAGGACCCGGCACGAACGGTTCACAATTCTTCATCACGCATGGACCGACCCCGCATCTCAACAACCGCCATTCCGTTTTCGGTCAGGTGATCGAGGGAGAAGATGTGCTCATGTCCATCCCCGAGCGCGACCCGAGCAATGTCAATGCCCCGGCAGTGAAGATCATCCGTGTCACCATCGAAGAAAGTTAA
- a CDS encoding VTT domain-containing protein, whose protein sequence is MSPSKKVKSLKVGRSKGSKVEKPKRSKVEIEKSVRKKKKEERAPKPQATQPSSLNTFEPEHLSARKPATSLTTNILRVLAILAVVGITVYIYSIRDRVEDFAAYGYPGIFLVAMLANATVFLPAPGVAVVFAMGSIFNPIGVALAAGTGGALGELSGYLAGFSGQAVVERTDVYERISPWIEKYGGWAILVLSAIPNPFFDIAGVAAGMAKMKFGRFLFFCWIGQLIKMAMFAYAGAYSIDWIASFYD, encoded by the coding sequence GTGTCACCATCGAAGAAAGTTAAGAGTTTGAAGGTTGGCAGGTCGAAAGGTTCGAAAGTTGAAAAACCGAAACGTTCGAAGGTTGAAATAGAGAAAAGCGTAAGAAAAAAGAAAAAAGAGGAACGCGCGCCCAAGCCTCAAGCAACCCAACCTTCGAGCCTGAATACCTTCGAACCTGAACACCTGTCAGCCCGCAAACCTGCGACCAGCCTCACCACGAACATTCTGCGCGTTCTTGCCATCCTGGCGGTGGTCGGGATCACAGTTTACATCTACAGCATCCGTGACCGGGTGGAGGATTTCGCCGCCTACGGCTACCCCGGCATCTTTCTGGTCGCAATGCTGGCAAATGCAACCGTCTTCCTGCCTGCGCCGGGCGTGGCTGTCGTTTTCGCGATGGGAAGCATTTTCAATCCCATCGGTGTGGCACTCGCGGCAGGGACGGGCGGCGCGCTGGGCGAACTTTCCGGCTATCTGGCAGGCTTCAGCGGACAAGCCGTGGTCGAGCGGACAGATGTGTACGAACGCATCAGCCCGTGGATCGAGAAATATGGCGGCTGGGCGATCCTCGTCCTTTCCGCCATCCCAAATCCATTCTTTGACATTGCCGGTGTCGCGGCGGGCATGGCAAAGATGAAATTCGGACGTTTCCTGTTCTTCTGCTGGATCGGGCAGTTGATCAAAATGGCGATGTTCGCCTATGCCGGTGCATATTCCATCGACTGGATCGCAAGTTTCTATGATTAA
- a CDS encoding M20/M25/M40 family metallo-hydrolase has translation MQGFEKIDTYIDKNLDASLDELKRYVAQPSISAQNLGLKECATMVKEMLEKRGFTAEIMATDGAPVVFGERKGKSDKTLLIYNHYDVQPPEPLELWDSPPFEPVIRNGKMYGRGVSDDKSHLTSRLHAIDAFLAEEGELPCNIKFIIEGEEETASVHLHDFISNNLEKLKADACIWEFGGVDHRDKPLQYLGLRGICYVELSVTALGTDVHSGVGGSIFPNAAWRLIWALNSLKGPDEAIRIPGFYDDVVPPSDRDRELMEQLPDVADEYKTRYGVKEFIKGIKGGTELKMEEVFVPTCTVCGLTSGYQGPGSKTVQPALASAKVDFRLVPNQKPQDILKKLRAHLDAEGFSDVKIDFLGGEPAARTDPDDPFVKIVVDTAEDVYDAKMEIVPMIGGSGPNYPFVHDLGLPVVTMGLGYPDTKAHAPNENIRIDLYAQHAKHMARVIREFAK, from the coding sequence ATGCAAGGTTTCGAAAAAATCGATACATACATTGACAAGAATCTTGATGCAAGCCTTGACGAACTGAAACGCTACGTGGCACAGCCCAGCATCAGCGCGCAAAATTTGGGACTGAAAGAATGCGCCACCATGGTCAAGGAAATGCTGGAGAAGCGCGGCTTCACCGCCGAGATCATGGCAACCGACGGCGCGCCGGTCGTGTTTGGGGAACGAAAAGGCAAAAGTGACAAAACCCTGCTCATCTACAATCATTACGACGTCCAGCCGCCGGAGCCGTTGGAGTTATGGGACAGCCCGCCGTTCGAGCCCGTCATCCGTAACGGGAAGATGTACGGACGCGGCGTGAGCGACGACAAGAGTCATCTCACCTCCCGCCTGCACGCCATCGACGCGTTCCTTGCCGAGGAAGGCGAACTGCCTTGCAATATCAAGTTCATCATCGAGGGCGAGGAGGAAACTGCCAGCGTCCACTTGCATGATTTTATTTCCAACAATCTCGAAAAGCTCAAAGCCGACGCCTGCATCTGGGAATTCGGCGGCGTGGATCATCGCGACAAGCCGCTGCAATATCTCGGTTTGCGCGGCATTTGCTACGTCGAACTGTCGGTGACGGCGCTGGGAACGGATGTCCATTCGGGGGTGGGCGGCAGCATCTTCCCCAACGCGGCGTGGAGGCTTATTTGGGCACTGAACAGCCTCAAAGGTCCGGATGAGGCGATCCGCATCCCCGGCTTTTACGATGACGTCGTGCCTCCATCTGACCGCGACCGCGAATTAATGGAGCAACTCCCCGATGTGGCGGACGAATACAAAACACGTTACGGCGTCAAGGAGTTCATCAAGGGCATCAAGGGCGGAACGGAATTGAAAATGGAAGAGGTCTTCGTGCCGACCTGCACCGTGTGCGGGCTGACCAGCGGCTATCAGGGACCCGGCTCGAAAACCGTCCAGCCGGCGCTCGCGTCCGCCAAGGTGGATTTCCGGCTCGTGCCGAACCAAAAGCCGCAGGATATTTTGAAGAAACTGCGCGCGCATCTCGATGCCGAGGGTTTCAGCGATGTGAAAATCGATTTCCTTGGAGGCGAACCCGCCGCGCGTACCGACCCGGATGATCCCTTCGTGAAGATCGTAGTGGACACTGCCGAGGATGTGTATGACGCAAAGATGGAGATCGTGCCAATGATCGGCGGATCGGGACCCAACTACCCGTTCGTCCATGACCTGGGCTTGCCCGTTGTAACCATGGGCTTGGGCTACCCCGACACAAAAGCGCACGCGCCGAACGAAAACATCCGCATCGACCTGTACGCTCAACATGCCAAGCACATGGCGCGGGTGATCAGGGAATTTGCAAAGTGA
- a CDS encoding CBS and ACT domain-containing protein, with protein sequence MFVGERMSHPVISVTPETPVHDALALFKKEHIRRAPVMKNGKLLGIISESDLLNASPSPVTSLSVWEMNYLMSKVTVKNVMTKKVKTIDVNTPIEEAARVMADSKIGGMPVMRSGKIVGMITETDLFKIFLELMGARTKALRVTALVDEKPGQLAKVTKAIAEAGGNFLSFGMFSGPDTSSRVITFKVEGMSKDAITKTLSNVVKKFWDIRMS encoded by the coding sequence ATGTTCGTCGGCGAAAGAATGTCGCACCCTGTAATTTCCGTCACACCCGAAACCCCTGTCCACGATGCGCTGGCGCTCTTTAAAAAGGAACACATCCGCCGCGCGCCCGTGATGAAGAACGGCAAACTGCTCGGAATCATCTCCGAAAGCGACCTGCTGAACGCATCCCCCTCGCCGGTGACCAGCCTGAGCGTGTGGGAAATGAACTACCTGATGAGCAAGGTGACCGTCAAGAACGTGATGACCAAAAAGGTCAAAACCATCGATGTGAACACACCCATCGAGGAAGCCGCGCGCGTGATGGCGGACTCCAAGATCGGCGGCATGCCGGTCATGCGCTCCGGCAAGATCGTCGGCATGATCACCGAGACCGACCTGTTCAAGATCTTCCTCGAGTTGATGGGCGCGCGAACCAAAGCCCTGCGCGTCACTGCATTGGTTGACGAGAAGCCCGGTCAATTGGCAAAGGTCACCAAAGCCATCGCGGAGGCGGGCGGGAACTTCCTTTCGTTCGGCATGTTCTCCGGACCCGACACCAGCTCGCGCGTCATCACCTTCAAGGTGGAAGGCATGAGCAAGGATGCCATCACCAAGACACTGAGCAACGTGGTCAAGAAGTTTTGGGATATTCGGATGAGCTAG
- a CDS encoding pseudouridine synthase: MQERLQKLLAQAGYGSRRACEVFITEGRVRVNGKVAVLGQKADLAVDKVTVDGKALAKKEALVYIALYKPRNVLSAAEGQDDRQTVRDLIPLEGHLYPVGRLDFDSEGLILMTNDGELTNKLTHPRYGHEKEYRVLVARRPDEKQLEAWRRGVVLTDGDKTQPADVRFLSTSGKGAWIQVIMGEGKKRQIREVGKLLGLPVVKIIRLRIGTLKLGSLKPRQWRYLNEDEVRELKGEKVPKIEQRVRARKFVR, translated from the coding sequence ATGCAGGAAAGACTTCAGAAATTGCTTGCCCAGGCGGGATATGGCTCCCGCCGCGCCTGTGAAGTGTTCATCACGGAAGGGCGCGTGCGCGTGAACGGCAAGGTCGCTGTATTGGGGCAAAAAGCGGACCTGGCTGTGGATAAGGTCACGGTGGATGGAAAGGCTTTGGCGAAGAAAGAGGCGCTGGTCTACATCGCCTTGTATAAGCCGCGCAATGTGCTCTCTGCCGCTGAGGGACAGGATGACCGTCAGACGGTTCGGGATCTGATCCCGCTCGAGGGGCATCTCTATCCCGTTGGGCGCCTCGACTTCGACTCCGAGGGCTTGATCCTGATGACCAACGACGGCGAGTTGACCAACAAGTTGACGCATCCGCGCTATGGACATGAGAAGGAATATCGTGTCTTGGTGGCGCGCCGCCCCGACGAGAAACAACTGGAGGCGTGGCGCAGAGGCGTGGTGTTGACTGATGGCGATAAAACCCAGCCCGCTGACGTGCGCTTTTTATCCACGTCCGGCAAGGGCGCCTGGATTCAGGTCATCATGGGCGAGGGGAAGAAGCGTCAGATCCGCGAGGTGGGGAAATTGCTGGGCTTGCCGGTGGTAAAGATCATCCGTTTGCGGATTGGCACGTTGAAATTGGGCAGTCTCAAGCCGCGCCAGTGGCGGTATTTGAACGAAGACGAAGTCCGCGAGTTGAAGGGCGAAAAGGTCCCGAAGATCGAGCAGAGGGTGCGGGCGAGGAAGTTTGTACGGTAA
- the scpB gene encoding SMC-Scp complex subunit ScpB, with product MSDPQPNSTSELSLAAKIEAMLFVSAEPVPLGQLAQALDVTPSVVERGLKELDDSLLTRGLRLQRNAGRVQLTTASELASLVEKFLGLEAVTHLSRAALETLAIIAYQQPVTRPQVDAVRGVNSDAMMKSLLSKGLIQETGRTDGPGRPILYSTTPEFLQHFGLNSIMELPPLAVPAEAEPEPTELLKG from the coding sequence ATGAGCGACCCTCAGCCCAATTCAACCAGTGAACTGTCCCTTGCGGCAAAGATCGAAGCGATGCTGTTCGTTTCGGCGGAACCGGTGCCGCTCGGTCAGCTTGCGCAGGCGCTGGATGTGACTCCTTCGGTGGTCGAGCGCGGATTGAAGGAATTGGACGATTCTCTCTTAACCCGCGGCTTGCGTTTACAACGAAACGCCGGGCGCGTGCAGTTGACCACCGCCTCCGAGCTGGCTTCACTGGTGGAGAAGTTCCTCGGTCTGGAGGCTGTCACACACCTGAGCCGCGCCGCGCTGGAGACGCTGGCGATCATTGCCTACCAGCAGCCTGTCACCCGTCCGCAAGTGGATGCGGTGCGCGGCGTCAACAGCGATGCGATGATGAAAAGCCTGTTGAGCAAGGGGCTCATCCAGGAGACCGGGCGCACGGATGGACCGGGACGTCCGATCCTGTACTCTACCACACCGGAGTTTCTACAACATTTCGGTTTGAATTCAATCATGGAACTGCCTCCGCTGGCTGTGCCGGCAGAGGCGGAGCCGGAACCTACAGAATTATTGAAGGGTTAG
- a CDS encoding G5 domain-containing protein has protein sequence MPRLGLRPRLLLALLPFLWLIVSCRSPQFGEDITVIVAVDGARQEISIPSGSTVSQALQSAGITAGSLDRTEPPFYTLLSNGDVITITRVVEEFQTEQDVIPFERQVVRNETLPEGETRLVQAGVNGLQEVTYRSITEDNIEVSRTVVKTTILKEALPEIVMIGAQASYAPLNISGTLAYLSGGNAWIMEGSTANRRVIVSTGDLDGRIFTLSPNGEYLVFTRKSSKPADEEINTLWAVRTRNLEPRLISLQAKNVVHFAAWIPGTNSVAYSTVEPRSAAPGWQANNDLYRVSITGGSPRWLLNANSGGVYGWWGMSFTYSPSGVLAYARPDGIGLVDQDQGYLKPLLEITPLNTHSDWAWIPPIAWGADGNSLYFVSHAPAPAPIAGEESPYFDLSGISFESEAAVSFVNSTGMFAYPSTSPLRSSGSENSFQVAYLQSIFIEQSDTSRYRLMVMDRDGSNAKLLFPPIDANGLEPQLPVWSPAPLEGQSGDFIAVLYQGNLWLVDSGSTAAYQVTGDGLINKIDWK, from the coding sequence ATGCCCCGCCTCGGACTCCGCCCGCGCCTGCTCCTCGCGCTTTTACCTTTCCTTTGGCTGATCGTTTCCTGCCGCTCCCCGCAGTTTGGCGAAGACATCACGGTCATCGTCGCTGTGGATGGCGCAAGACAGGAAATCTCCATCCCATCGGGAAGCACGGTCTCGCAAGCCCTGCAAAGCGCCGGCATCACGGCGGGAAGTCTCGACCGCACCGAGCCGCCATTTTATACGCTATTAAGCAACGGGGATGTCATCACCATCACGCGCGTAGTGGAAGAGTTCCAGACTGAACAAGATGTCATCCCGTTCGAACGGCAGGTCGTCCGCAATGAGACACTTCCCGAAGGCGAGACGCGGCTCGTGCAGGCAGGCGTGAACGGCTTGCAGGAAGTTACCTACCGAAGCATCACAGAAGATAATATCGAAGTCAGCCGAACGGTTGTAAAAACCACCATCCTGAAGGAAGCCCTGCCCGAGATCGTCATGATCGGAGCGCAGGCATCCTACGCGCCGTTGAACATTTCCGGCACATTGGCATATCTTTCCGGCGGCAACGCTTGGATCATGGAAGGCTCCACCGCCAACCGCCGCGTCATCGTCAGCACCGGCGATCTGGACGGGCGCATCTTCACACTATCACCGAACGGCGAATATCTGGTCTTCACGCGCAAATCCAGCAAGCCCGCTGACGAAGAGATCAACACCCTGTGGGCAGTGCGGACGAGAAATCTCGAACCGAGACTGATCTCCCTGCAGGCAAAGAATGTCGTCCATTTTGCGGCATGGATTCCAGGCACGAATTCGGTGGCGTATTCCACCGTCGAGCCGCGCAGCGCCGCCCCTGGCTGGCAGGCGAACAATGACCTGTACCGTGTCAGCATCACGGGCGGAAGTCCGCGGTGGCTGTTGAACGCGAACAGCGGCGGCGTGTACGGCTGGTGGGGCATGTCCTTCACTTATTCACCATCCGGGGTGCTGGCATACGCACGACCTGACGGCATCGGGCTCGTGGATCAAGATCAGGGCTACCTCAAGCCGCTGTTGGAGATCACGCCGCTCAACACCCACAGCGACTGGGCGTGGATCCCTCCCATCGCCTGGGGCGCGGACGGGAATAGTTTATACTTCGTCAGCCATGCGCCGGCGCCGGCTCCCATTGCCGGCGAGGAGTCGCCTTATTTTGACCTCTCAGGCATCTCGTTCGAAAGCGAAGCGGCGGTATCGTTCGTCAACTCGACAGGGATGTTCGCATACCCGTCCACTTCCCCCCTCCGCTCGAGCGGAAGTGAGAATTCTTTTCAGGTCGCGTACCTGCAATCCATTTTCATCGAACAAAGCGACACCAGCCGCTATCGTTTGATGGTGATGGACCGCGACGGCTCGAACGCGAAACTGCTGTTCCCGCCCATCGACGCGAACGGACTCGAACCTCAACTTCCCGTGTGGTCGCCCGCGCCACTCGAAGGACAATCGGGGGATTTTATTGCAGTGCTCTATCAGGGTAACCTCTGGCTCGTTGACAGTGGCAGTACCGCCGCCTATCAAGTGACCGGCGACGGGCTGATCAATAAAATTGACTGGAAATAA
- a CDS encoding SDR family oxidoreductase encodes MRILITGAAGFLGSHLCDRLLADGHEVIGMDNFITGSPDNIAHLADNEHFSFYKRDVSNYIFVPGKVDAILHFASPASPNPQSPSGYFNLPIQTMKAGALGTHNCLGIARANNARFLLASTSEIYGDPEIHPQAETYPGNVDPVGERAVYDEAKRFAESLTMAYHRFHGVNTSIVRIFNTYGPRMDLEDGRALPNLLKQALLGQPLTVYGNGGQTRSFCYVDDLVDGIVKLLYSDEHMPVNIGNPVEMSILQFAEAINRITGNLGGLVFQENARSARDPQMRQPDITRARTILNWEPKVDLEEGIRRTIPFFKEKLGLA; translated from the coding sequence ATGCGTATCTTGATCACTGGTGCAGCCGGGTTCCTCGGCTCCCATCTCTGTGACCGCCTGCTGGCAGACGGACATGAAGTCATCGGCATGGACAATTTCATTACGGGCAGTCCGGATAACATCGCCCACCTCGCCGATAATGAACATTTTTCGTTCTACAAACGCGATGTCTCGAATTATATTTTCGTCCCCGGCAAGGTGGATGCCATCCTGCACTTTGCTTCGCCTGCCAGCCCCAATCCGCAATCGCCATCGGGATATTTCAACCTGCCCATTCAAACCATGAAAGCGGGCGCGCTTGGCACGCATAACTGTCTCGGCATTGCGCGCGCGAACAACGCCCGCTTTTTGCTGGCTTCAACGAGTGAAATCTACGGCGACCCGGAAATCCATCCGCAGGCGGAAACCTACCCCGGCAACGTGGACCCGGTCGGTGAACGTGCCGTCTATGATGAAGCCAAACGCTTCGCCGAATCGCTGACGATGGCATACCACCGTTTCCACGGCGTGAACACCAGCATCGTGCGCATCTTCAACACCTATGGTCCGCGTATGGATCTGGAAGACGGGCGCGCCCTGCCAAATTTATTGAAGCAAGCCCTGCTCGGACAGCCGCTGACCGTCTATGGCAACGGCGGACAAACCCGCTCCTTTTGTTACGTGGATGATCTGGTCGACGGCATTGTCAAACTACTGTATTCGGATGAGCATATGCCTGTCAATATCGGCAACCCGGTGGAGATGAGCATTCTGCAGTTTGCCGAAGCCATCAATAGGATCACAGGGAATCTGGGCGGACTTGTCTTCCAGGAAAACGCCCGCAGCGCCCGCGACCCGCAGATGCGCCAGCCCGATATCACCCGCGCAAGAACAATCCTGAATTGGGAACCAAAGGTCGACCTCGAAGAGGGCATCCGCCGCACCATTCCGTTCTTCAAGGAGAAACTGGGACTGGCATGA
- a CDS encoding GtrA family protein yields MILTDVKERNRFVKFALVGALGSVIDFAVMNMLSHWAGMPLVLAGTISFICAVLNNFTWNRLWTYPESRSRPLMNQLGMFFAVNVAGIAIRAPILHFGEPPLLRLVQQVFHTTYLTAEVYARNLTLATAIGIVMLWNFFVNRYWTYSDIDNMEDIPS; encoded by the coding sequence ATGATCCTAACGGATGTAAAAGAGCGCAATCGTTTTGTGAAATTCGCCCTGGTCGGGGCGCTCGGTTCGGTCATTGACTTTGCAGTGATGAACATGCTCTCCCATTGGGCGGGCATGCCGCTTGTGCTGGCAGGCACGATCTCGTTCATTTGCGCCGTGCTGAACAACTTCACCTGGAACCGCTTGTGGACCTACCCTGAATCGCGGTCGCGCCCGTTGATGAACCAGCTTGGCATGTTCTTTGCTGTCAATGTGGCTGGCATTGCCATCCGTGCGCCGATCCTGCACTTTGGCGAACCGCCGCTGCTGCGCCTCGTCCAACAGGTTTTTCACACCACCTACCTGACAGCCGAGGTCTACGCCAGAAACCTGACGCTCGCCACCGCCATCGGCATCGTGATGTTATGGAACTTCTTCGTCAACCGCTACTGGACCTACAGCGACATTGACAATATGGAAGATATTCCGTCGTAA
- a CDS encoding acyl-CoA thioesterase, translating to MNTPKLKTPRASHISIAQLMQPEHANNHGNVHGGWIMKLVDEAGALACMRHAQRRVVTVAVDSFVFREPIKIGDLVTLTAEVTYAGRTSMEAEVQVIAENPVTGERTHTNTAYLVYVALDDDNKPTTVSPLVAETDEDRNRLELGKMRQQRRISQK from the coding sequence ATGAACACGCCCAAACTAAAAACTCCCCGCGCCTCGCACATCAGCATCGCCCAACTCATGCAGCCCGAACATGCCAACAATCATGGCAACGTGCACGGCGGCTGGATCATGAAACTGGTGGATGAAGCCGGCGCGCTCGCCTGCATGCGACACGCCCAACGGCGCGTTGTGACCGTTGCCGTGGATTCCTTCGTCTTCCGTGAACCGATCAAGATCGGCGACCTCGTCACGCTCACTGCCGAAGTCACCTACGCGGGACGCACTTCCATGGAAGCCGAAGTACAGGTGATCGCGGAGAATCCCGTCACGGGCGAACGCACGCACACCAACACTGCCTACCTCGTTTATGTCGCACTGGACGATGACAACAAGCCGACCACCGTCTCCCCGCTGGTGGCAGAGACCGACGAAGACAGGAACAGGCTTGAGCTAGGAAAGATGCGTCAACAGCGCCGCATCTCCCAGAAGTAA
- a CDS encoding polysaccharide deacetylase family protein codes for MTPSPRLLLTIDYESWFALSRRHDHIAPEARRELDDEYSRRAIDPILDIFGDKKATFYLVGEMVGWYPELPEKIQNAGHEVGFHCHVHRRLNNVTEIEKDLIASADWIQKFNIRGYRAPMIHTVEGVYPLLKKHGLTYSSSLYAPTGTVINKDGIYEIPVSTLQLQKRQNNFRAPRYMTPDLLIMGEFPYGSSFTSGLFPHTVFRIIERALQSGKSPVIFLHPYEIVTPENFTQRLGPDLLRNPLLYPFTFNKSKFLKDLLYHFPTSTMQSYLEELQ; via the coding sequence ATGACTCCATCGCCTCGCCTGCTCCTCACCATTGACTATGAATCCTGGTTTGCGCTCTCACGCAGGCATGATCACATCGCGCCGGAAGCCCGCCGCGAACTTGATGATGAATATTCCCGCCGCGCCATCGATCCGATCCTTGATATTTTCGGTGATAAAAAAGCCACCTTCTACCTCGTCGGCGAAATGGTGGGATGGTATCCCGAACTGCCCGAAAAAATCCAAAACGCAGGGCACGAAGTCGGCTTTCACTGCCACGTCCACCGCAGGTTGAACAACGTCACGGAAATCGAAAAAGACCTCATTGCCTCCGCCGATTGGATTCAAAAATTCAATATCCGCGGCTACCGCGCCCCGATGATCCATACCGTCGAAGGTGTGTATCCCCTGCTCAAAAAGCATGGGCTGACGTACAGTTCCTCGCTTTATGCGCCAACCGGCACGGTCATAAACAAAGACGGGATTTACGAAATCCCCGTCAGCACCCTGCAACTGCAAAAACGCCAAAACAACTTCCGCGCGCCGCGCTACATGACCCCCGACCTGCTCATCATGGGCGAATTTCCTTACGGCTCCAGCTTCACCAGCGGGTTGTTCCCCCACACCGTCTTTCGTATCATCGAGCGCGCGCTCCAATCGGGCAAAAGCCCCGTCATCTTTTTGCATCCCTACGAGATCGTCACTCCTGAAAATTTTACGCAACGCCTCGGACCAGACCTGCTCCGCAATCCGTTACTCTATCCGTTCACATTCAACAAATCCAAATTTCTCAAAGACCTGCTGTACCACTTCCCCACGTCCACCATGCAAAGTTACCTCGAAGAACTCCAATGA